GGTATAGACCCGATTTTAGGATTCATCTTGCAGAGTTTTTTAGAGTACCCATTAATTTCAACTTCACTCAAATTGACAGtattttttccaataataaaaaatcaagaattttcaaaatgagtaaaaaaaataattctattaatagaaatattctATGCGGACTTCCAATTTATTCTCTCTTTACAGATGAATTCGAGTTAACAAAAAAAGGCTCAAGTAAGgaaaaaatacaaatcaGGGCCATCGATTTTCCAGAAGATCAATGGAAGTATAAAATGCTCCACAGTTTTAGGCAATTTATTTCTGGAGCAATTAATAGCAAATTCTTAAATCAGTCACATAGATATGagaaaaaatcaaatgaCAAGATTCCAAAATTATCTATGATGTTGTCAAGATGGTGGAGCCAAAGTATTTCTCCAAACTTCATTAAGCCATATGGTATAATTAGCTCTTCATATGAATATAGCAGTATGGAAGATATGATTTTGTATCCCGGCTCGTATGAActtcattttatttcaaatttattccCAAACAATGCGTGGGGGGCTGAAAAGTATGTATTATTTATGAATTTATCAGTGTTTGGAGGAGAGCAATACTTGGCAGCTGTAATTTGTCTGTTTATAGCAATAGTCTATGctcttattatttattttaatccAAAACGTGCtcaaattataattatcaaaaatagAATTGATCAAAATATCTAACTAATAAAAGAACTTCAATACGTTTTAGATGATTAAGTAATAGTTTATATGACTGAATGGTAGATTGAAAtcttttcttaaatattatagtTCATTCAGACATTGGAATTTAATGCTCAGGTGCATGTAGTTACCTTAGAGCTCACATTAGGCGCTTACCCCACACATTGCATATTAAGttttctaaaatatttgtttttcgAAGGCAGCggaaaaaaatcattaaaaaacattatttattttgatagttatataaatatatttattcttaaGATTGTTTTCTAACAATGACTTCTACATATGATTCTATTGGAGGAATGGGCATGATGGATAAATGCTACTTTACAGGGAAAAGCGATCTTCTTAATTGGCTAAATTcatatttcaatttaaatGTTTCTAGAATTGAAGACTGCGCAAGCGGAGCAATTTATTGTCAAATTGCAGATGCAGTATATTATTACCAAGTCCCAATGAAAAATGTAAATTGGGGTGTCAAACatgattttcaatatttacatAATTATAAACTACTGCAGCAAGTTTTTGGAAAAGTTAATCAgccaaaatatattgatattaataagcTTATTAAGGGAAAATATCAAGATAATCTAGAGTTTTTGCAATGGATGAAGGGATTATTTGATGAATCTGGAGCAATTGATCGTGACTATGACGCTATAGGAAGAAGGAGCCTTGGAAAAGGGCCTTTTCCACAATATTCTGGGCAGGTGATTCCTATTGCCAGTATTCAGAATACTTCGGCTGATTCCTCATTAAATACAGCAATTAACAATTCTAATCTGGCACCAAACTCCAAAAATTCTAACACTAAAAATATGTTGCCATCAAAAAATActgaaatagaaaaattaaaaaagtcGCTTAGGAAAGAAATAGAAGAGAAGGAAATCGTAGATAAGGAAAGGatgttttattttaataaacttagagcaattgaaatattatatgaagagttaaatgaaaaaaaaattcctTTCATGTCTTTGAAAGATATCTCTGAAATATTGTACGATAGTAACGATATAGATTTAGAAAGCTTCTCTAGGAAAATTATCGATTCAGCAAcaattaatagtaatggATTAACAAGTACTACTTCTGGGGTGGAAGAGCAATAAGAGaagtaattaaaataattgaatacATTTAGTTGCAAAATCTTTGTTAAGtccaattaaattatatctTAACCcttctttctcttcttAATCTTAATATTCGATTTAACTGCATTTAATAGTTCAATTGGTTCAACACTTTGATCAAGCTGCACTTGTTCCAGGCTCTCGCAAATACGATCCGAAAAAGAGGCCTTTTCTAATTTAGATTCATGTTGAGTCTCATACTCATCAAACTCGgcatttttaatttccatATTGCTGGGACTTGAAAAAGCAATGGAACTTGATACTTCATTATCTGATTTATCTGGTTCATTATTAGATAAAATTTGCATAATTAAAGGTGGATTCGCATCAAATTCTGTTTCGGTTCTTTTCgaatttgtattaaattgATCTATAACAATTTTCCCTTTATTATCAGAAcattttaatctttttagGTATTCTCCATCAAAAGCTTTTTTAAATTCCTGATGAAGTTTTTCACTGTGTATTGTTGCAATCTGAATTGCAAAATTGATTTGATTCAAACTTAACTTGGCACCTCCGAATTTACTGATTCCACAGACTTCTTGTTTATCGTTAATAGATATATGAATTATTGTATCTGAAATGCTTTCTTCATCTGAATTTGGATCGACAATATATGAGAGCCCTTCCTTGCCATTAATGTACCCTATGGAAATAGAGAGGGGAAAGTGATGAACATTGAAAGGAATCATTTCCAACTTTCGAATTGTATTTTCCAACCTTTGATAATCCCTTTCTCCAAATCCTTCgcattttgattttttcaGAAAACTATCTACAtctatttcattatatCTATAGTGCTTTAGTCCCGATAATGTAGCCATTAAACATGCATCAAACAAATTACCATCGTCAAAAAGCACATGTATCTCACATTTTACTGACCAAACACAAACTCCTGATAATATACATAGAATCTCAGTATCAATCGCTCCAGTTTCTTTCAGTATTCTCTCAATATAATTGGCAATTTCAGTCCCCAAAGTTGTTCTGTTATGACGAAATGCGTGGCTTGTAGGGTTTATACTTAAAGGACCTATATCCACtgtaaatgaaataaatccTTCAGAAGATCTTTCTTGGCTGGGAGCTACAAGTTCACTTTTTACTACACTTAATACATGAGTTCGACCTATATTAACTTCTACTTCGCCGTAGTTCttgtttaaattaatttttacGTTTCTGTATTCATTCATTGTCCTACCATCAAGCCTAAGGCCGTATTCACGGACAGAAACGATGAAAGTATCCATTTTTATGcttttaatgaataatttcttACATTTGCAATTATTATCTATTTTATAGAAAATTGGCCAAAGGCGCTAAAGGCACAGAATGTTCATTCAAAtgtttttcttaaattaatttatggctgctaatgaaaaatttgatGTATTAAGATCTCCGCATTTTAAAAAACCAAAGTTTGGCTACGATGTCATTGAGATCTCATCTGATTCTTCTATTGAATCTAAATTAGGGgatatttcttcaaataattatcttAAATTAGAAACAccaatttatttaaataaactcaactttgaaaaaaaaaatttgaaaaatttatcGTTTAAATCTTTGTTTGTAGTAAATGATTGCACACCTATTGAGAAATCAGTTTGGAGAATTAAacatattttattttcaagttaTTTGGCAGATGTTAACTGGgtaattaatgaaatagGGGATTCTGAGTTAATTtgtgaaaatattgaatccATACTTTTTGTTTCTCATGGTTTTGACAATCCacaaaattataaattgaaaaatttcaataaagtgaaaaacaaaaagatTTCAACATATTCTCCATATCTGAAAGTTCCCTACGGCGTATTTCACccaaaatttattttattagtGTTTGAACATCTAGTTCAGCCTAAAAAGAACTTTGTTAGGTTCGTTGTTACATCCGCCAATCTTATTCAACAGGACTGGGAGCTAAAGATACAATCAATATGGGTACAGGATTTTTTCCATAGTATTGAAAGGAAAGATTGTGAATTCTTAGATTACTTACAAGAATTCctaaaaaatattcttaatGGATCTAAACTGAAAGATTTTTGGCTGAGCAAAGTTCAAGAATTCAACTTCGAGGATGCAACCGTAAAATTAGTTGCTAGCGTTCCCGGCTATTTTTTTGGTGATGAGATGTTCATGTGGGGGCATCTTAGAGTTAGATCTTTGATAAAGAGATTTGTTTCAAAAGACCAAGATAAATCAGATGAATTAAGAGAAAAGCGAGAAAGAATTGTCCTTCAGTTTTCGAGTCTTGGAAGAATATCCGAGAAATGGTTATACACTGAGTTAGCTTCGTCGCTTTCAGAAATACCTGGAACTGAgcttgaaattattttcccTACAGTTGAACAAGTTGTAAACTCGATAGAGGGAATTAATGGCGGTGGGTCTTTACCTgtaaagaaagaatatatttgtaAACCTTGGATAAAAAAGTTACTCCATAAATGGGGCACAGGAACTATGAAAAAGAATGCCACAGATGAGAAAGTAATACCTCACATAAAAACTTttcttaaatataaaatatttggtaatgctattaaaattatttggcTAGTCCAGGGAAGTTATAATTTAAGTAATGCAGCTTGGGGGCAAATACAAAAAGATGGATCTCAATTCTGCATTAGGAATTATGAGcttggaatatttattcataaGGATCagtttgaatttgaaaggTATTTTAAActtaatgaagaatttccaaagtttttttggaaaagaaaaagtaaTTGTTCATTAATTTCGGAGATAAATGCCAATCAACCTAATGTACTTTTGAATTTTCCTCTTCCTTTCAAGTTACCTCCGAAAAGATACTCGAATAGTGACCACCCTTGGAATATAGAGCTATTAATGTAACTTAGAGCCAATTTTAAGTTTTTCAACTTCCTTGTACAGAGTAGCCAGCTCATTCTTATATAAGCTTACTAATCTCTCATGCTTGCACTTGATATCTACGCcattatctttattattagggCATTCAGAGTATTTGGTATATTTGGAGCTAAtcatttcatttattatagACCTCCATTGAAATAAACGTCTATTTTTGCTGTTCTCCAAAACAGCCGTACTTTCTGGTTTGATTTTTTCAGGTGTTTTAGCAAATCCCGAGTTTGTATCGGCTAATTCTGAAAAGTAACTTGCACTGGAAGACCTAGACTCTTTGGGTGTTGACTCATACTTCTCTATCTTTGCTAATAATTCGTGTATTAGCTCTTCACGTCTTTGAAGTTCTTGTAGAACTCTTTCAAACTCTTTTGCTATATGATCATCATTGTTTTCCTGGAACTTTATCTCTAATAATTCATCAGGCATCCAATATTTTTCCTTATATTTAGAGCAAATCAAATCAACATTTGAAAAATTCTGATTAAAAAGCAAACCTAACTCTTTCCTTATTTTGTACTGTTCCAATATCAGTTTACCGAACCTTATATCAATTTGCTcttgatttaaattcatttcttacatttttttttaataaatattttttagtACGTGCCCTCATTTTTGTACCCCAGTTCATGATAAATGACCAAACaagtttcaaataataaacgTAGAAGAATAAAAgctaaattataataattactaATAAAATGGTGAGTTGTCTTTGGAGAAAACAATATATAAGATCACTATTAAGCTAGATAGCAGGTAAATAAACTATTAAGGACATTTAGGCCTATCTTTGATAGGGTACTGGTACAGAGAATACATCCAAAAGCTGTCACGAAAAGCGGAATTTTACTTCCTGAGTCAATAAATAAGGGAGGCAAAGGTTTCTTTATGGCAAAGGTGTTGTCAACTGGAACTGGGAAAATAAATCAGTTTACAggtgaatataataaatgtCTCTTGAAACCCGGAGATACAGTGATTGTTCCAGAATATGGTGGAATTCATATTCAACAATTTTACGAAGAAGTTAATCATGGGACTTCATTAGATTTAATGGTTtataaagaagaagatatttTGGGTATTTTTGAAAACGATAGTAAGAATAATGTCAATTAAAAGCtctaattaaattttttttcaaagagTGTTTTTGTCACtaaaattctttcaattcttcttcaagCTTTTTATAATCTTCTAATTCAGCCTCAATAAAtccaatattttgttttgatTCCACAATATTGGTAACATTTATGGTTTTTTTACTAAAGTTCGGCtctttttttgtattttttaaaaattctgaaatataTCTGCccatatttgaattttcatCAGTTTGAATTCCTAGTATTTCACATAGCTCTTTAACCCAGGAGATTATCTTGGTTGTACATCCAATAGAtatcttctttcttttagTTTTCCTTTCTAATGATTTCAATAATGTTTTAATCAATACATTTACATAAAACAAATAGTCGTTTTCTGACTTTACTTTGCTTTTCAGTAGATTAACTGACGTAACAATATCATATACTGCTACTTTGTTTTTCTCtccaattttattattagatcctttctttttttgctTAAGGCAAGAAATTCTTATACATGGTTTAacattatcaaatatttgttcattagttgaattaaaaataacattTATGGATGGGAAAAtgttattaaagatttgaGAATTTATATCCGAATTAGATTCGGATTTTTTATCAAACATTTTTTccttaatttttttgtacGCGTACATTGCATGGTTactctttttattattaatctcCCAATTAGAAATGATTTCAAGCGTCTTATTTTCAGCAGCTTGAAATGgatttattaactttataTCAAGGGTCAAattctcaatatttttattttgattgtaaatcaaatatatttcttgaaaCAACTCAATTTGGTTGTTTTCATCCAAAGCGCAATATTCAACCCCACTTAAATTAACAAACTTTCCCGATAACAAAATAGAACTTTCATTAGTTGCACCTCTTTCTATCATTGAaactattttattatatccATTTGCTCCATGAAACTCTTTATCGAAGCCGTTTGTAAAGCTAAGCAGTTGGTATgcattattaattgttgGAATTGAAGAGCATTCTACATCCAATAGCCTATCTTTGCATTTTTCACAGATCCCAAGttctaaattaaaaaagagaCGGGTGTCTACTCTTTCGCATATTAACACATTTTTGCATCCATCAAAAGTGGGCAGGACTTCGGTATTTTCATTGCTTTTTGTAACTTTGTTTAAAGTTTGGCTTGATGagtttaaaatattaaaaagtattaGTTGATACAAAACCAAGATATAAATGCTTCTAAGGTGAAACAAATACAGTGTTTTCATAACTgggaaaaataaaataatccTTAATTTGACCAATACTTAGAAATCATATTTTTAGATACCTGTATCCGAATTGAGCGCCACTGCAAACCATGCACCACAGTCGGAAATCGCTgtttaaattttcattaattagaGCTGTCAAGTGCTAATTTTACACAAATTAGAGACAAATGATTTATAAAAAggaaattaaaacaaatatcttaaaattatatgTAAAGTTCCTAAACTATAGTAAGGATACAATTACAAATTATGATTGATATCCCAGACAAAgctaaatatttttgaaaataattgatgTCAATCATTGATATGTTCCGTATATTCCTTCCGAGTCATTCATTAAAAGTCAAATATTTTGACCAAGGTTAATCAAAGTAGTCACTCTTCACCTGCTTCGTTACTAATATTGAAGTACCTAACTTCATAGGAACCTTTGCTTGTTGCAACTACACGTAGAAAGTCTCTAATTTGTTGTTTCTTAAGGTATTTCTTAGTTAGATACTTTAGGTATCTCTTTGACATTGGAACTTCGCTCAATACAGTAATACGACCCTTTTGGCGAGAGATCTGAATCTTCGTGCCTAGCTGTCCGCACTTACCATCCACTTTTATGCGATCATGGAAGAACTTCTCGAGCCCAGATGCATCGATGATATTATCTTGCATAGGAGCAGTGCAGTCAACAATGAAACGTTGAGTTTTATGAGCCTTTGTTATAGGAGCCATTTTATCTCTATAATCAACTTGAAAATgcaatgataataattttagtAAAATCtctataaaaaattatccGACAAGTTTTGTACAATTCTGTATAGGCAGCGAAATTTTTCACTACCAAAgcttaattcattaatttgataTAAATAACTATTATATTccatttaattaattaatagttAGCCGCTATACATTAATCTCGTctctaattatttttgcGCCATTTATTGTTcaacttttaattattaaaataagaCTTTTTGTTATATTTATAGACAAAAACGTGGTGGTACCCATAACTTGGGCGCCTTAATATATCTGAATAGTAGTTTATGTTGGGGGAAATCATCATAGgcaaattgaatatttttgagaTTCCAagttaaaattataaaatttggATAAGACATTCGTTTTACAAAGAAATTTGGTTCGTATTTTTATATCAGCGTATGAATCTGTATATGAACAAAATTCGTGAATGCagtatttttatttccaaCTTGATGAAGAGTTGAATGCTTTCAAGTATTAGAATATAGCTATCCAATTTTATCCGCATTAATCTCGGAGTTGCaacaattattatcttgtatattaacaatatttaaGCTCTCTTTTCAAAATGTTAAACATTCCAAGTACGGTTGACGACCCTAACTATCGTTACAAGATGCCTAAATTGGTATCAAAAATTGAAGGCCGCGGAAATGGTATTAGAACGAAAATTGTTAATATGGCAGATATTGCTAGATCGCTTAAAAGACCACCTGCATACCCTACGAAGTTTTTTGGATGCGAACTTGGTGCATTAAGCAAATGGGAGGATAAGGAAGAAAAAAGCATCGTAAACGGAGCACATCAACAGAATGATCTCCAACGGTTAATGGACAAGTTTATTCAAATGTATGTCCTATGCCCAAATTGTGAGCTGCCTGAGATTGACATAATTGTTAAGAAGGAGCGTGTTAGTTGCAAATGTAATGCTTGTGGATATATTGGAGCATTGGATAACAATCATAAAATCACCAcatatatttcaaagaacCCTCCAGGTGGCGTTGAAAGTACAATGGGAAGTAAAAACAAAAAGGAAAGGAGGGAGAGAGATAAGGATCGCAGTTCTGAGGGCTGCAATAATAGTAATGGCTCTACAGCAGCTGATAATGAGAAACCGTCTAAACATAAATCTAAAAAGGCAAGTAAGAAGAGCAGCAAAAAATCTCCCCATGAGTTAGATATATTTGAGAAGGATGTCTTGACATTTGAAAGTCCAGAGATAGTCGATGTTATTGAACGCCTAACCAATTTCATGCAAAAGAATGAGGAGGTAAGTCCCGAAGACTTTTTTTCCGAGTTACGGGTCTTGCAAGTATCACAagattttgatgaatttatGAGGTTTTCTGTATTATTAGCTGTGCTATTTGGATTGAAAGATCCAATTGATCCAaaagtatttaaattaagGATCCcttatatttcaaaagcCGTAGAGGGTTCGTTAAGGTCAAATGcaattatttctatatttgaatcataTTGTGTTGAAAAGAATCCAAGCACATTAGCAACATATCCATATTTAATACAACAGCTGTATGATGCTGATATTTTATCCGAGAAAGTGatcttgaaatattatcaaaaagaTGCTCCAACATCTTGGGTATCTGGATGTTCTACCCAAGACACATTTGAAAAGGCTAAAAAATCTTGTGAGCCGTTTGTCGATTGGTTGCTCGATGGTAGCAACGATGA
This Cryptosporidium parvum Iowa II chromosome 7, whole genome shotgun sequence DNA region includes the following protein-coding sequences:
- a CDS encoding signal peptide, secreted low complexity protein (transcripts identified by EST), whose protein sequence is MKTLYLFHLRSIYILVLYQLILFNILNSSSQTLNKVTKSNENTEVLPTFDGCKNVLICERVDTRLFFNLELGICEKCKDRLLDVECSSIPTINNAYQLLSFTNGFDKEFHGANGYNKIVSMIERGATNESSILLSGKFVNLSGVEYCALDENNQIELFQEIYLIYNQNKNIENLTLDIKLINPFQAAENKTLEIISNWEINNKKSNHAMYAYKKIKEKMFDKKSESNSDINSQIFNNIFPSINVIFNSTNEQIFDNVKPCIRISCLKQKKKGSNNKIGEKNKVAVYDIVTSVNLLKSKVKSENDYLFYVNVLIKTLLKSLERKTKRKKISIGCTTKIISWVKELCEILGIQTDENSNMGRYISEFLKNTKKEPNFSKKTINVTNIVESKQNIGFIEAELEDYKKLEEELKEF
- a CDS encoding translation initiation factor eIF-5; Tif5p, ZnR+W2 domains (transcripts identified by EST) is translated as MLNIPSTVDDPNYRYKMPKLVSKIEGRGNGIRTKIVNMADIARSLKRPPAYPTKFFGCELGALSKWEDKEEKSIVNGAHQQNDLQRLMDKFIQMYVLCPNCELPEIDIIVKKERVSCKCNACGYIGALDNNHKITTYISKNPPGGVESTMGSKNKKERRERDKDRSSEGCNNSNGSTAADNEKPSKHKSKKASKKSSKKSPHELDIFEKDVLTFESPEIVDVIERLTNFMQKNEEVSPEDFFSELRVLQVSQDFDEFMRFSVLLAVLFGLKDPIDPKVFKLRIPYISKAVEGSLRSNAIISIFESYCVEKNPSTLATYPYLIQQLYDADILSEKVILKYYQKDAPTSWVSGCSTQDTFEKAKKSCEPFVDWLLDGSNDESDLSDENNDDYDTNNSDIDEDDSHSPVRSSRVKVKSLNLSEKLDSYKFESCSGSEDDGSLTKNVENSQSQNSDSDLDIDNI
- a CDS encoding tyrosyl-DNA phodphodiesterase 1 (tdp1); translation: MAANEKFDVLRSPHFKKPKFGYDVIEISSDSSIESKLGDISSNNYLKLETPIYLNKLNFEKKNLKNLSFKSLFVVNDCTPIEKSVWRIKHILFSSYLADVNWVINEIGDSELICENIESILFVSHGFDNPQNYKLKNFNKVKNKKISTYSPYLKVPYGVFHPKFILLVFEHLVQPKKNFVRFVVTSANLIQQDWELKIQSIWVQDFFHSIERKDCEFLDYLQEFLKNILNGSKLKDFWLSKVQEFNFEDATVKLVASVPGYFFGDEMFMWGHLRVRSLIKRFVSKDQDKSDELREKRERIVLQFSSLGRISEKWLYTELASSLSEIPGTELEIIFPTVEQVVNSIEGINGGGSLPVKKEYICKPWIKKLLHKWGTGTMKKNATDEKVIPHIKTFLKYKIFGNAIKIIWLVQGSYNLSNAAWGQIQKDGSQFCIRNYELGIFIHKDQFEFERYFKLNEEFPKFFWKRKSNCSLISEINANQPNVLLNFPLPFKLPPKRYSNSDHPWNIELLM
- a CDS encoding EB1 like microtubule binding protein; protein product: MTSTYDSIGGMGMMDKCYFTGKSDLLNWLNSYFNLNVSRIEDCASGAIYCQIADAVYYYQVPMKNVNWGVKHDFQYLHNYKLLQQVFGKVNQPKYIDINKLIKGKYQDNLEFLQWMKGLFDESGAIDRDYDAIGRRSLGKGPFPQYSGQVIPIASIQNTSADSSLNTAINNSNLAPNSKNSNTKNMLPSKNTEIEKLKKSLRKEIEEKEIVDKERMFYFNKLRAIEILYEELNEKKIPFMSLKDISEILYDSNDIDLESFSRKIIDSATINSNGLTSTTSGVEEQ
- a CDS encoding 60S ribosomal protein L22 (transcripts identified by EST); this translates as MAPITKAHKTQRFIVDCTAPMQDNIIDASGLEKFFHDRIKVDGKCGQLGTKIQISRQKGRITVLSEVPMSKRYLKYLTKKYLKKQQIRDFLRVVATSKGSYEVRYFNISNEAGEE
- a CDS encoding chaperonin 10 Kd subunit, yielding QVNKLLRTFRPIFDRVLVQRIHPKAVTKSGILLPESINKGGKGFFMAKVLSTGTGKINQFTGEYNKCLLKPGDTVIVPEYGGIHIQQFYEEVNHGTSLDLMVYKEEDILGIFENDSKNNVN
- a CDS encoding eukaryotic membrane protein with transmembrane domains near C- and N- regions — encoded protein: MEQIKDEIFFKKDECWKESEKKFLENEWRNSKGSLESIVSSNSPNNSAFTVRSKLSQDSHSDEYSVMIDDDAPVDEEIYFQFSDISIINRVFCDISSVKYTTYSEIKHIFYFLSFFFFILSIFLFERSWNGVTKVKVYYDNFGNFPLLFKNNEYSSNLSEIEYENISENSKLYEFTVDRTLQEPIFVFYGINGFFSNTKEFVGSKPPEIFGYGYKCTHILSIDDILRYRPDFRIHLAEFFRVPINFNFTQIDSIFSNNKKSRIFKMSKKNNSINRNILCGLPIYSLFTDEFELTKKGSSKEKIQIRAIDFPEDQWKYKMLHSFRQFISGAINSKFLNQSHRYEKKSNDKIPKLSMMLSRWWSQSISPNFIKPYGIISSSYEYSSMEDMILYPGSYELHFISNLFPNNAWGAEKYVLFMNLSVFGGEQYLAAVICLFIAIVYALIIYFNPKRAQIIIIKNRIDQNI
- a CDS encoding RRP45-like archaeo-eukaryotic exosomal rnase, PH domain, which produces RLWPIFYKIDNNCKCKKLFIKSIKMDTFIVSVREYGLRLDGRTMNEYRNVKINLNKNYGEVEVNIGRTHVLSVVKSELVAPSQERSSEGFISFTVDIGPLSINPTSHAFRHNRTTLGTEIANYIERILKETGAIDTEILCILSGVCVWSVKCEIHVLFDDGNLFDACLMATLSGLKHYRYNEIDVDSFLKKSKCEGFGERDYQRLENTIRKLEMIPFNVHHFPLSISIGYINGKEGLSYIVDPNSDEESISDTIIHISINDKQEVCGISKFGGAKLSLNQINFAIQIATIHSEKLHQEFKKAFDGEYLKRLKCSDNKGKIVIDQFNTNSKRTETEFDANPPLIMQILSNNEPDKSDNEVSSSIAFSSPSNMEIKNAEFDEYETQHESKLEKASFSDRICESLEQVQLDQSVEPIELLNAVKSNIKIKKRKKG